The following are from one region of the Halorussus rarus genome:
- a CDS encoding EMC6-like membrane protein translates to MATEQASERRASHVRGVTVTAVASLGGIAAALVSAMVLGTAAKDQLGLAIVVAFVVLEMPIMQGLGIDVGDFSTKDHLYVAFMTFSLWFVTWTILLTNGVTF, encoded by the coding sequence ATGGCGACCGAACAGGCTTCCGAGCGACGGGCGTCTCACGTCAGAGGCGTCACCGTGACGGCCGTGGCCTCCCTGGGGGGTATCGCCGCGGCGCTCGTCTCGGCGATGGTCCTCGGCACCGCCGCCAAGGACCAGCTGGGACTGGCCATCGTGGTGGCGTTCGTCGTGCTCGAAATGCCCATCATGCAGGGACTCGGCATCGACGTCGGTGACTTCTCCACGAAGGACCACCTCTACGTCGCGTTCATGACCTTCTCGCTGTGGTTCGTCACGTGGACCATCCTCCTGACCAACGGAGTCACCTTCTGA